A single Providencia manganoxydans DNA region contains:
- the ureE gene encoding urease accessory protein UreE (involved in the assembly of the urease metallocenter; possible nickel donor), with protein sequence MIIIEQILGNVKKDPAWQEKSQKAQLDVLILDQREAQKSRCRKHTEKGLDLGIALDRNVLLSDGDVILFDEAANTMVIVQISLRDVMVVNLQRLQSLDAEEQIRVSFELGHALGNQHWKAVLKENQVYVPLTVSEKVMESVMRTHGFSQDTFAFVKGESILPKLTHSEARLLFGGAEDTDTHVHVAIGQIHQHAHSHSHDHDHDHHHDHDHDHHHGHSHTHKH encoded by the coding sequence ATGATCATCATTGAACAAATTCTTGGAAATGTGAAAAAAGATCCAGCTTGGCAAGAAAAAAGTCAAAAAGCACAGCTGGATGTTTTGATACTTGACCAGCGTGAAGCACAGAAGAGTCGTTGTCGTAAACATACAGAAAAGGGTCTCGATCTCGGTATTGCATTAGATCGTAATGTCCTACTTTCTGATGGCGATGTTATTTTATTTGATGAAGCCGCCAATACGATGGTTATTGTGCAGATTTCTTTGCGTGACGTGATGGTAGTTAATTTACAGCGCTTGCAAAGTTTGGATGCTGAAGAACAAATTCGAGTTAGTTTTGAATTGGGACATGCATTAGGAAACCAGCACTGGAAAGCGGTTTTAAAAGAGAATCAAGTTTATGTGCCATTAACGGTGAGTGAAAAAGTCATGGAATCGGTTATGCGTACCCATGGTTTTTCTCAAGATACTTTTGCTTTCGTAAAAGGTGAGTCTATTTTACCAAAACTGACACATTCAGAAGCGCGTTTATTATTTGGTGGTGCGGAAGATACCGATACGCATGTCCATGTGGCAATTGGTCAAATTCACCAACATGCACATAGCCACTCTCATGACCATGATCACGACCATCACCACGATCACGATCATGACCATCACCATGGGCATAGCCATACACATAAGCATTAA
- a CDS encoding urease accessory protein UreF — MKASDLIRIMQFGDSALPIGAFTFSNGVESAIQKGVVHDKETLKSFVRTSLNVAASSDGIAVVAAHRAVIAQDNEALINIDWAVHNRKLNEEARIMTTRMGKKLAEISVHIFENQQVAWWLEQIKNGTAAGTQPVTQAIVMAVQGITERDVVVMHQYGIAMTILSAAMRLMRVTHYETQHILFELNEDIDIFCDIASCGDIQQMASYVPVIDVLAAVHTKSFVRLFMN; from the coding sequence ATGAAGGCATCTGATTTAATTAGGATCATGCAGTTTGGTGACTCGGCGCTACCTATAGGTGCATTTACCTTTTCAAATGGCGTAGAGTCGGCAATACAAAAAGGCGTTGTGCACGATAAAGAAACGCTAAAGTCATTTGTCCGTACATCACTCAATGTTGCGGCAAGCTCTGATGGTATTGCGGTAGTTGCTGCCCATCGAGCCGTTATCGCACAAGATAATGAAGCATTAATTAATATCGATTGGGCTGTGCACAATCGTAAATTAAATGAAGAAGCGAGAATAATGACGACCCGTATGGGAAAGAAACTCGCTGAGATCTCAGTACATATATTTGAAAACCAGCAAGTTGCTTGGTGGCTAGAACAAATTAAAAATGGCACAGCAGCAGGAACCCAGCCAGTGACACAAGCCATTGTAATGGCAGTTCAAGGAATAACAGAAAGAGATGTGGTGGTCATGCATCAATATGGTATTGCCATGACGATTTTGAGTGCAGCAATGCGCTTGATGCGTGTTACGCATTATGAAACACAACATATTCTGTTTGAATTGAATGAAGATATCGACATCTTTTGTGACATTGCATCATGTGGCGATATTCAACAAATGGCCTCGTATGTGCCAGTGATTGATGTGCTGGCAGCAGTGCATACAAAATCGTTTGTTCGTTTGTTTATGAACTGA
- the ureG gene encoding urease accessory protein UreG, with protein MKKMTRIGIGGPVGSGKTAIIEVITPILIERGVKPLIITNDIVTTEDAKQVKRTLKGILDEEKILGVETGACPHTAVREDPSMNIAAVEDMEERFPDSDVIMIESGGDNLTLTFSPALADFYIYVIDVAEGEKIPRKNGPGLVQADILVINKIDLAPYVGASLEVMEHDTKVVRGNRPYVMTNCKTGEGVVELVDMIMDKFLFTHQSSRG; from the coding sequence ATGAAAAAAATGACTCGGATTGGTATCGGTGGACCAGTGGGTTCAGGCAAAACAGCAATTATTGAAGTAATTACTCCGATCCTCATTGAGCGTGGCGTTAAACCGTTAATTATCACTAATGACATTGTGACCACTGAAGATGCGAAACAAGTTAAACGTACTTTAAAAGGTATTTTAGACGAAGAGAAAATTTTGGGTGTGGAAACAGGTGCATGTCCGCATACTGCTGTTCGTGAAGACCCAAGTATGAACATTGCTGCGGTAGAAGATATGGAAGAGCGTTTTCCTGATAGCGATGTGATCATGATTGAAAGTGGTGGTGACAACCTAACATTAACGTTTAGTCCCGCATTGGCTGACTTTTACATCTATGTTATCGATGTGGCTGAAGGCGAAAAAATTCCACGTAAAAATGGTCCAGGTTTAGTACAGGCTGATATTTTAGTCATTAACAAAATTGACCTTGCCCCTTATGTTGGCGCGAGCCTTGAAGTGATGGAGCACGACACGAAAGTGGTTCGCGGTAATCGTCCATATGTGATGACTAACTGTAAAACCGGCGAAGGTGTTGTTGAACTGGTTGATATGATTATGGATAAATTCCTGTTTACCCATCAATCATCAAGGGGCTAA
- a CDS encoding urease accessory protein UreD → MTQFRADIANTPSRVQAHTLGNNAPELAIYQDEPKQMQSGAVGKSGYLKLRFAQGEYRSELVEMERRVPSLVQKALYWDEMMPQLPCVTMISTSGCLLQGDRQALDIIVEKGACAHVTTQSATKVHMMEANYATQFQNIIVEEDGYLEYLPDPIIPHRNSRFITDTRINIHPSATMIYSEILMSGRKYHHQDEQFGFDIFSSHIRAESSSNKELFVEKYILEPKKEQLMTTAVMDKFDTFGNVILLTPKIHHSRILERLEAIYDTENNIAFGATQLPNDCGLIFKALGVDSPKVKEAVRYFWQIAREEILGITLQKPFLWR, encoded by the coding sequence ATGACTCAATTCAGGGCAGATATCGCAAATACACCATCACGTGTTCAAGCACATACACTCGGTAACAATGCACCTGAACTCGCCATCTATCAAGATGAGCCTAAACAAATGCAAAGCGGTGCGGTAGGTAAAAGTGGTTATCTCAAGCTAAGATTTGCGCAAGGCGAATATCGCAGCGAGCTAGTAGAGATGGAACGTCGTGTTCCATCTCTGGTGCAAAAAGCACTCTATTGGGATGAAATGATGCCACAGTTACCTTGTGTCACCATGATTTCTACTTCAGGTTGTCTTTTGCAGGGTGATCGTCAAGCGTTGGATATCATTGTTGAAAAGGGTGCGTGTGCTCATGTAACCACACAATCTGCAACGAAAGTGCATATGATGGAAGCAAACTATGCAACACAATTCCAAAATATTATCGTTGAAGAAGATGGTTATTTAGAGTATTTACCTGATCCAATTATTCCTCATCGCAATTCACGCTTTATTACTGATACTCGGATTAACATTCATCCGAGTGCGACAATGATATATTCTGAAATATTGATGTCGGGACGTAAGTATCATCACCAAGATGAGCAGTTTGGTTTTGATATTTTCTCTTCGCATATCAGAGCAGAATCTTCATCGAATAAAGAATTGTTTGTTGAGAAATATATTCTAGAGCCTAAAAAAGAACAATTAATGACCACTGCGGTGATGGATAAATTTGATACGTTTGGCAATGTTATTTTGCTAACACCTAAAATTCACCATAGTCGTATTTTAGAGCGTCTAGAAGCTATTTATGATACAGAGAACAATATTGCATTTGGGGCAACTCAATTACCTAATGATTGCGGTTTAATTTTTAAAGCATTGGGTGTTGATAGTCCAAAAGTGAAAGAGGCTGTTAGATATTTTTGGCAAATCGCACGTGAAGAAATACTAGGAATAACATTACAGAAGCCTTTTTTATGGCGTTAA
- the yut gene encoding urea transporter, whose amino-acid sequence MNTSTINKNAWDQLADKNITVQFIDVTLRGCAQVMFQNNPLTGLLFFIAIFIGAFLESMPAVAFGCLLGTVVSTLTAYISKLDTSSLRSGLYGYNGCLVGVALPTFLENTPFVWLSIILGSIVSVIATISLMDFLKNWKVAALTAPFVLVSWTILLASYSFLGIKGVALPAPALPQQFIEPIGSIPHSDIVADVFRGVSEVFLLSSVIVGIIFVVGLAVSSIWAAVFAIVGSLLAFIIATLLKGDFVSIHTGLYSFSAVLTAIALGSTFNKPSYRVVVYAIIGVIFTVFVQGALDIILEPFGIPTLTMPFVLASWLFLVPNQDIMPEHRQS is encoded by the coding sequence ATGAACACTTCAACAATAAATAAAAATGCTTGGGATCAGCTTGCTGATAAAAATATTACAGTACAGTTTATTGATGTCACACTTCGTGGCTGTGCTCAAGTGATGTTTCAAAATAATCCATTAACCGGATTGCTATTTTTTATTGCAATCTTTATCGGAGCATTTTTAGAAAGCATGCCTGCTGTAGCCTTTGGCTGCCTATTAGGCACAGTCGTATCCACATTGACTGCGTATATCAGTAAGTTGGATACAAGCTCATTGCGTTCGGGGTTGTATGGTTATAATGGCTGTTTAGTTGGTGTAGCTTTACCTACTTTTTTAGAAAATACGCCTTTTGTTTGGTTATCGATTATTTTAGGTAGTATTGTTTCGGTGATCGCGACCATATCCTTAATGGATTTCTTAAAAAATTGGAAAGTTGCTGCATTAACCGCTCCTTTTGTATTAGTTTCTTGGACCATCTTATTAGCCAGTTACAGTTTTTTAGGTATAAAAGGTGTTGCTTTACCAGCACCGGCGCTTCCGCAACAATTTATTGAGCCAATTGGCAGTATTCCACACAGTGATATTGTTGCTGATGTCTTCCGTGGTGTTTCTGAAGTCTTTTTACTAAGTAGTGTGATTGTTGGTATTATTTTTGTGGTTGGACTTGCTGTTAGCTCAATATGGGCCGCAGTGTTTGCTATTGTTGGTTCGCTATTAGCATTTATTATTGCCACGTTATTGAAAGGCGATTTTGTTAGCATCCATACTGGTTTATATTCATTTAGCGCCGTTTTAACTGCAATTGCTTTAGGTTCAACATTTAATAAGCCGAGTTATCGAGTGGTAGTCTATGCTATCATCGGAGTTATCTTTACTGTTTTTGTTCAAGGTGCATTAGATATTATTCTGGAGCCGTTTGGTATACCTACATTAACCATGCCATTTGTTTTAGCATCATGGTTATTCTTAGTACCGAACCAAGATATTATGCCTGAACATAGGCAATCATAA
- a CDS encoding ion channel, whose product MKKNAIYKYIQNMTMIRTTLALLILLDGLLIILPILASYNINLSPQHHNFVDWLQSLGFIKLLDIPRFAIGVVLIILALPIYLGIRIGWVFSCFMLFVLVLINLLLARENVLTGTLSLLILIALIANWKIFHRHSLSGAGFVAFVSLIALLGYSVFGSLYLGDQFQPHITDISSAFYFALVCMTTVGFGDIVPISVEARLFTISIVILGITIFTTSIVYFLGVFAKSTQEIVKKRLFRMKDHYVIVGASPLALNTYHGLKKRDLDVMVLCKEEHKNNYPDNAPVITTSQINKKSLNQVNLADAKALFILGDLDAENTIAMLAAKEIVGANIKSVMVVNDDNNYENLKLLHADLLISLSSLGSEVLIKMIFGESINSQIIENIIFSNNILDS is encoded by the coding sequence ATGAAAAAGAATGCGATTTATAAATACATTCAAAATATGACGATGATAAGGACAACATTAGCATTGTTGATCTTGCTGGATGGGCTATTGATAATACTGCCTATCTTAGCGTCATATAATATTAATTTGTCCCCACAACACCATAATTTTGTTGATTGGTTGCAGTCATTAGGTTTCATTAAATTACTGGATATCCCTCGGTTTGCTATCGGGGTCGTTTTGATTATTTTGGCATTACCTATTTATTTAGGTATCAGAATTGGATGGGTATTTAGTTGTTTTATGCTGTTTGTTCTCGTTCTGATTAACTTGCTCTTAGCAAGAGAGAATGTATTAACGGGAACGCTCTCACTACTGATATTAATTGCATTGATTGCAAATTGGAAAATATTTCACCGCCATAGCTTATCAGGTGCGGGCTTTGTTGCGTTTGTCAGTTTGATTGCTTTACTGGGATATTCAGTATTTGGATCATTGTATCTTGGTGATCAGTTCCAACCTCATATAACCGATATCTCTTCTGCGTTTTATTTTGCGCTGGTGTGTATGACAACCGTAGGATTCGGGGATATTGTTCCTATTAGTGTAGAAGCAAGATTATTTACCATTTCTATTGTGATATTGGGTATCACAATTTTTACCACTTCTATTGTTTATTTTTTAGGAGTGTTTGCAAAGAGCACACAAGAAATTGTCAAAAAGAGATTATTCCGTATGAAAGATCATTATGTAATTGTCGGTGCTAGCCCTTTAGCGTTAAACACCTATCATGGATTAAAAAAGCGTGATTTAGATGTGATGGTGCTGTGTAAAGAAGAACACAAAAACAATTATCCAGATAATGCTCCAGTGATCACGACATCACAAATCAATAAGAAAAGCTTAAACCAAGTGAATTTAGCAGATGCTAAGGCATTATTTATACTTGGAGATTTAGATGCCGAAAACACGATTGCGATGCTGGCGGCTAAAGAGATTGTCGGCGCGAATATCAAAAGTGTTATGGTCGTCAACGATGATAATAACTACGAAAACTTGAAATTACTGCATGCTGATCTGTTGATCTCTTTATCATCGTTAGGTAGTGAAGTATTAATTAAAATGATTTTTGGTGAGAGTATCAATAGCCAAATAATTGAAAACATTATTTTCTCGAACAATATCCTAGATTCTTAG
- a CDS encoding SLC13 family permease encodes MNSIIIIFVLVYIAMAFGTFPGIKIDRTGAAVAGALAMIGFGFITPKASWDSIDYQAVGLLFGLMVVSASFTVSGFYHKVANEMAILKISPPKLLLVFIIVGAVLASVLTNDVVVVAMTPLLISITLARGLNPIPFLLGFCFAANNGAAGSLIGSPKNMIVAQGLDLSFIGVLHITAIPVLLSLPVVWCAISLLYRKNWYLPESQKASLPPKTHTVIPFNQWETGKAAIVIAIVIIAFLFTDLPRELVALSAACFLLLNRKIASSDMLKHVNGDLLLLIMGLFIINAAFAKTGVPQEVLHYLLNKGIDLSSPITLFLVSSIMSIFIGTTPTVMLLIQFVSPDGNADPLGAALIFGACFSSNIFVFGSLAGIIAVDQSAQHGIKISFLEFTKSGGIIALICMSIAAGWILFS; translated from the coding sequence ATGAATTCAATTATTATTATTTTCGTGCTGGTTTACATCGCGATGGCTTTTGGCACGTTTCCAGGAATAAAAATTGACCGTACGGGGGCAGCTGTTGCTGGCGCCTTGGCAATGATTGGTTTTGGTTTTATTACCCCGAAAGCTTCTTGGGACTCTATTGATTATCAAGCAGTTGGGTTGCTATTTGGCTTGATGGTGGTATCGGCTTCATTCACCGTTTCTGGCTTTTATCATAAAGTCGCGAATGAAATGGCTATCCTCAAAATTAGCCCACCCAAATTGTTACTGGTCTTTATTATTGTTGGTGCTGTACTTGCTTCGGTATTGACTAATGATGTGGTGGTCGTGGCAATGACGCCATTGTTAATTTCAATCACATTAGCAAGAGGGCTGAATCCAATCCCATTTTTATTGGGCTTTTGTTTCGCAGCAAACAATGGGGCAGCAGGTTCATTGATTGGTAGCCCTAAAAATATGATAGTTGCACAAGGCTTAGATCTATCATTTATCGGCGTGCTGCATATCACCGCTATTCCTGTATTGCTTTCTTTGCCTGTTGTTTGGTGTGCAATTAGCTTACTTTATCGTAAAAATTGGTATTTACCTGAAAGTCAAAAGGCGTCGCTACCCCCTAAAACACATACGGTGATCCCATTTAATCAATGGGAAACGGGTAAAGCCGCTATTGTGATTGCCATTGTCATTATTGCGTTTTTGTTTACAGATTTACCTAGAGAGTTAGTGGCACTCTCAGCGGCTTGCTTTTTATTATTAAATAGGAAAATTGCCTCTAGTGACATGCTAAAGCATGTTAATGGTGATCTGCTATTGCTAATAATGGGCCTGTTTATTATTAACGCTGCCTTTGCTAAGACGGGGGTTCCGCAGGAAGTTTTGCATTATTTGTTAAATAAAGGTATCGATCTGAGTAGTCCTATTACGCTATTTTTGGTCTCCAGTATTATGAGCATCTTTATTGGTACAACACCAACCGTGATGTTGTTAATTCAATTCGTTTCTCCCGATGGTAATGCTGATCCACTAGGAGCCGCATTAATTTTTGGTGCTTGTTTTTCAAGTAATATTTTTGTTTTTGGTAGCCTTGCGGGCATTATTGCTGTCGATCAATCAGCCCAACATGGTATTAAAATTTCATTTTTAGAATTTACAAAATCAGGCGGTATCATTGCCTTAATTTGTATGTCGATTGCGGCAGGTTGGATTTTATTTAGCTAA
- a CDS encoding ATP-binding cassette domain-containing protein: MLEVKNIRITQGGNTLWNDLSFCLGNNERLGLSAPSGFGKTTLGRVLAQWQAPSNGLILFEGKALSPTGYCPIQLVPQHPEKSFNPYRTVGSSVNDAWEPSAEYLERLSIKAQWLERRPSELSGGELARIALLRALDPRTKILIADEITAQLDAHLQKDIWQFLIELSQDRPLAMIIFSHNKMLLDKVCTSVWEISSI, encoded by the coding sequence ATGTTAGAAGTAAAAAATATACGTATCACTCAGGGAGGGAATACACTCTGGAACGATCTTTCCTTTTGCTTAGGTAATAATGAGCGCTTAGGGCTTTCTGCACCAAGTGGCTTTGGTAAAACTACATTAGGCCGAGTATTAGCGCAATGGCAAGCACCCTCTAATGGTTTGATTTTATTTGAGGGAAAGGCATTATCGCCAACAGGTTATTGTCCAATACAATTAGTGCCTCAACATCCAGAGAAAAGTTTTAATCCATATAGAACTGTCGGCTCAAGTGTCAATGATGCATGGGAGCCAAGCGCTGAATATCTCGAACGTTTGTCAATTAAAGCACAATGGTTAGAAAGACGTCCGAGTGAGCTTTCAGGTGGAGAACTGGCACGCATTGCTCTATTAAGAGCGCTAGATCCTCGCACTAAAATATTAATCGCGGATGAAATAACGGCTCAACTTGATGCACATTTACAAAAAGATATTTGGCAATTTCTGATTGAATTATCACAAGACAGACCATTAGCGATGATTATTTTTAGTCATAATAAAATGTTGTTAGATAAGGTATGTACGTCAGTTTGGGAAATATCTTCTATTTGA
- the crcB gene encoding fluoride efflux transporter CrcB yields the protein MLAFDIALVGAGGGIGSLLRWWIGRLVGEKYHGKFPLSTFIINVSGAFIIGFLSSYFLLDWDDRYGSFLQSAILTGLLGGYTTFSSMQLDALKLTQTKQKMLALFYLLLSIIAGLMAAFFGAWLIN from the coding sequence ATGCTCGCTTTTGATATCGCCTTAGTCGGTGCTGGTGGTGGGATCGGTTCATTATTGCGTTGGTGGATTGGACGTTTAGTTGGTGAAAAATATCACGGTAAATTTCCTTTATCGACCTTCATTATTAATGTATCAGGTGCTTTTATAATCGGCTTTTTAAGCAGTTATTTTTTGTTAGATTGGGATGATCGTTATGGTTCATTTCTACAATCAGCCATATTAACTGGCTTATTAGGTGGCTACACTACATTTAGTAGTATGCAGCTTGATGCGCTAAAACTGACGCAAACAAAACAAAAAATGTTAGCGTTGTTTTATTTATTATTGTCAATTATTGCAGGTCTGATGGCTGCATTTTTTGGTGCATGGTTGATTAACTAA
- a CDS encoding CrcB family protein → MNIAILVFIGGAIGAIFRELLMISVPKMADQFPLDIFIANISASFLLGIVAGLLTSKRIGQSMNAFFATGVMGGLSTFSSFVYGAVEIMKYPQYLWTGVVYLILSVVVGFIVIYFGYILGSKQCKNNPNHSV, encoded by the coding sequence ATGAATATTGCAATCTTAGTTTTTATCGGTGGTGCTATTGGCGCAATTTTTCGTGAATTATTAATGATTTCTGTACCGAAAATGGCAGACCAGTTTCCTTTAGATATTTTCATTGCCAATATTAGTGCTTCGTTTTTATTGGGTATTGTTGCAGGGTTGCTCACCAGTAAACGCATTGGCCAATCAATGAATGCTTTTTTTGCTACTGGAGTGATGGGCGGGTTATCTACTTTTTCTAGTTTTGTGTACGGAGCAGTAGAGATAATGAAATACCCTCAATATTTATGGACTGGCGTCGTATATTTAATATTGAGTGTAGTCGTTGGGTTTATTGTTATCTATTTCGGTTATATATTAGGCAGCAAGCAGTGTAAAAATAACCCTAATCATAGCGTTTGA
- the mnmC gene encoding bifunctional tRNA (5-methylaminomethyl-2-thiouridine)(34)-methyltransferase MnmD/FAD-dependent 5-carboxymethylaminomethyl-2-thiouridine(34) oxidoreductase MnmC, producing the protein MKKSAVQTARLSWNDEGTPISEQFDDVYFSNQDGLAETRYVFLQGNQFPARFESHPFETCVIAETGFGTGLNFLTLCQSFEEFNRNHPHAMLQRLHFISFEKYPLSGDDLKMAHGRWPELAALSTMLCEQWPQPLPGNHRIVLKNGLITLDLWFGDINEQLPQLNSNLNNKIDAWFLDGFAPSKNPQMWSEQLFAAMAKFARLGGTFATFTSAGFVKRGLQQAGFTIKKIKGFGHKREMLTGNLADKNDKMMTPWFARQAASTPDDIAIIGGGLASLTTAYALIQRGAHVTVYCKDEHVAQNASGNRQGAVYPLLNGKANALEQFFVSAFPYAHRFYHQLSRQGIEFDGQWCGVSELAYHERSRRKIDSMLQTQWPEQFAAEKSREQLSQLAGLDVNHSGIHYANGGWLCPAQLCENLMRHLSEKGVKFHFKHNIKELQHTEKGWLLHAEVEEQQQSFIHQTVVIANGHLLSQFSQTEKLPVTPVKGQVSHIPTTTILGQLNNVLCYEGYLTPVNPADQQHCIGASYQRNQLDFDYSEADQQENRQKLRDSLPDITWTEEIDVSGKQARQGIRCVIRDHMPLVGNVPDFTQLMTLYENLSEQMTQPEDIQAAPVHPNLFILGALGSRGLSTAPLCGELLAAQIFNEPLPFNDETLAALHPNRFWVRKLLKGREVKVKP; encoded by the coding sequence GTGAAAAAGTCAGCAGTTCAAACAGCCCGCCTTAGCTGGAACGACGAAGGCACTCCGATTTCAGAACAATTTGATGACGTCTATTTTTCTAATCAAGATGGTTTAGCAGAAACCCGTTATGTTTTTTTACAGGGAAATCAATTTCCAGCACGCTTTGAGAGTCATCCATTTGAAACCTGTGTTATTGCGGAAACGGGTTTTGGTACAGGCTTAAACTTTCTCACTTTATGTCAATCTTTTGAAGAATTTAACCGTAATCATCCACATGCAATGTTACAGCGATTACACTTTATTAGTTTTGAAAAGTATCCACTTAGTGGAGATGACCTTAAAATGGCACATGGCCGTTGGCCTGAGCTTGCTGCGCTCTCAACCATGTTGTGTGAACAATGGCCTCAACCACTCCCCGGAAATCATCGAATTGTATTAAAAAATGGGCTAATTACACTTGATTTATGGTTTGGTGACATAAATGAACAATTACCCCAACTTAATAGCAATTTAAACAATAAGATAGACGCTTGGTTTTTAGATGGATTTGCACCTTCAAAGAATCCTCAAATGTGGAGCGAACAACTGTTCGCTGCAATGGCTAAATTTGCTCGTCTAGGAGGAACGTTTGCCACCTTTACCTCTGCTGGTTTTGTTAAACGAGGTTTGCAACAAGCAGGGTTTACTATTAAAAAAATTAAAGGATTTGGTCATAAACGTGAGATGCTTACGGGTAACTTAGCCGATAAAAATGACAAAATGATGACGCCTTGGTTTGCCAGACAAGCTGCATCAACACCCGATGACATTGCCATTATTGGTGGCGGCCTCGCCAGTTTAACAACCGCCTATGCACTCATACAACGAGGTGCGCATGTTACTGTTTATTGTAAAGATGAACACGTGGCACAAAATGCATCAGGTAATCGACAGGGAGCGGTTTACCCACTGCTTAACGGTAAGGCGAATGCATTAGAACAATTTTTTGTCAGCGCGTTTCCTTACGCACATCGTTTTTATCATCAGCTCAGCCGTCAAGGGATCGAATTTGATGGGCAATGGTGTGGTGTTTCCGAATTGGCTTACCATGAAAGAAGTCGCCGCAAAATTGATTCCATGTTACAAACCCAATGGCCAGAGCAATTTGCCGCAGAAAAAAGCCGTGAACAGCTGAGCCAATTAGCAGGGTTGGATGTCAATCATTCAGGTATTCATTACGCCAATGGCGGCTGGCTGTGCCCTGCTCAACTTTGTGAAAATCTTATGCGGCACCTCAGTGAGAAAGGGGTTAAGTTTCACTTTAAGCACAACATTAAAGAACTACAACACACTGAAAAAGGCTGGTTATTACACGCCGAAGTTGAAGAACAACAACAATCCTTTATACATCAAACCGTAGTGATTGCTAATGGGCATCTGCTGAGCCAATTTTCACAAACGGAAAAACTGCCTGTGACCCCAGTCAAAGGACAAGTCAGCCATATCCCAACAACGACCATACTAGGACAGTTAAATAATGTGCTCTGTTATGAAGGGTATTTAACACCAGTTAACCCTGCGGATCAGCAGCATTGTATTGGTGCCAGCTATCAGCGCAATCAACTCGACTTTGATTACAGTGAAGCTGACCAACAAGAAAATCGTCAAAAATTACGGGATAGTTTGCCTGATATCACATGGACTGAAGAGATTGATGTTTCAGGAAAGCAAGCACGACAAGGGATCCGCTGTGTTATTCGCGATCATATGCCGCTAGTCGGTAATGTTCCCGATTTTACACAACTCATGACTCTGTATGAAAATCTATCTGAACAAATGACACAACCAGAAGATATTCAAGCTGCTCCTGTTCATCCTAATTTATTCATATTAGGTGCGCTTGGCTCTAGAGGGCTCTCGACCGCGCCTTTATGCGGTGAATTACTTGCAGCACAAATCTTTAATGAGCCATTACCATTCAATGATGAAACGCTAGCAGCACTACACCCTAATCGATTTTGGGTCAGAAAATTATTAAAAGGTCGCGAAGTAAAAGTAAAACCATAG